GGGATCCGCCCGGCTGGTCCCGCTGGCGCTGCTCACCGCCTTGATCATGACTTCCTGGGACCTCACCCTCGACCCATGCATGGTCTACCAGCTCAAGGCCTGGGTATGGCAGGAGCCGACGGGATTCCTGGGCATTCCCTTTGCCAACTTCGTGAGCTGGATGGAGCTGACCTTCATCATCAACCTCTGCTTCCGTGTGGCAGAGCGGGACCTCCCCCCACCAACCCAATCCCCTTCCCCAGGCTTCGTCCTGATCCTGCCCATCCTGTACGGGCTGACCGGCCTCTCTGGATGCTTTCTCGGCCTCCCTGGGGGGCTCTCTGTCCTGCCCCCCTTCACGATGGGCATCGCCACCCTGGGAGCCCTTGGGGGGCCATGGCGCTCCCGGTGGGCAGCCCAAGTCCAGACTTCCCCAGGAAGAGGTGAAGCATGAAGCACCGGACCATCCTGGATCCCCACCTGGGGCGTGCATTCGACATCAGCCCGATGCTCGAGACCATCCTCCTCGTCCTCCTGGGCGCCCTGGCGCTCGGCTACGCGGGCGTCATGGGATGGCAGCTCTCACTGGGAAAGCTTCCCTTCCAGGCCATGACTTACACCTTCTCCGCCCTGGTCCTGGTCCATGCCATCTACATGGAGGGTTGGCGCCGGGCCCTCGCCTTCTTCGCCCTCACCCTCATCATCTCCTTTGTCATGGAATACCTGGGGGTGAAGACCGGACGCATCTTCGGACCCTACCACTATACGGATGTGCTGGATCCCAAGCTCCTCGGCACGGTGCCCCTGGTGATCCCACTGGCCTATTTCATGGTCCTCCATCCGAGCCGGATGATGGCGGATCTCATCCAGTGGGGCCAGGCCACGGACGCGAACCGAGGGCTGGGCTGGAGCCTGTTCACGGCGGCCCTGGCTGCCCTGATCATGACGGCCTGGGACCTGTCCATGGATCCGGTCATGGTGCATGAAGTGAAGGCCTGGGTCTGGGAGGGCGGAGGGGCCTATTTCGGAGTCCCCCTCAGAAACTTCTGGGGATGGTTCCTCACGACCGCCCTCATTGCCCTCGCCGCCGAAGCAACCGAGCATGTCCTCCCCCTGCGCCCCCTGGGCCGGATGCACAAGAGCGTGATCTTCCTGCCTCTGGCCGGGTATGGCCTCTTGATGCTGGGGGGTCCTCTGGTCGGCGTCCCCACGGATACACGCCTCGTCTCCCCCTTCACCATGGCGGTCCCCCTCCTGGGCGCCTCGCTCAGACTCTGGGGCAGGAGAGCACCGGCCCGGAGGGGATGACCTACCCGGCTGCCGGGATCGACTGCGCTCATCTCCGTCAGGAGTGAGGCCGATAAGCCCTGAAATCCCTGGGATGAACGTCCATGGAAGAGGCAGAAATCGGCAACCAGCAGCAAAGGCGGCACCAAGCGCTTTACCCCCCGCCCGACATCCCGATGCCTGGACTGGGGGCCTTGGCATTCAAAGGCCTCCTCTGGACCTTGGTGATCCTGATCCTGGCCTTCGGCATCAGCCGGTTGGGACACCGCGAGACTGTCCAGATGGCCCTTAACCGGGCCATCGACAACTACCAGAAGGACATGGTCTACCGGCAGTGGGCCTCGGAGCGTGGCGGGGTCTACGTCCCCCTCGATGCCCTGACTCCCGCGAACACCCACTTGAAGGGCCTGCCGGATCGCGAGATCCAGGGAAGCAATGGGAGGACCTACACCCTGGTCAACCCCGCCTACATGACCCGCATGGTTCACGAAATCGGCTTCCAGCGCTTCGGCATCTACGGGCACATCACCAGCCTGAAGCCCTTGCGTGAGGAGAACGTCCCGGATGCCTGGGAGCGGAAGGCCCTGCAGCGTTTCGAGCAGGGGGCCGATCAGGTCTGGGAGGAAACCGAGGAAGATGGGACATGGCTTCTCCGCTACATGGCCCCTTTCCGGGTCGACGCCACCTGCCTCAAGTGCCACGCCGGTCAGGGCTATGCCGTCGGGGACATCCGCGGTGGGATCAGCGTCAAGGTCCCCATCGAGTCCGGCGCATTCCATATCCTGGGGGGGCGCAGGGCCTGGATCTTCGGTCTCTACGGGCTCCTGCTTTCGGTCTGGGTGGCCGGCCTGGCGGTCCTGGGCCTCTTCCACCAGCGGGAGCGGCTCTTCGCCCAGACCCGCCGGGAGACGGTGGAGGAACACCGGATCCTCCAGCAGCGCTTCGAGCAGTTCCAACGCCTTGAGAGCATCGGGCGCCTGGCCAGCGGGGTCAGCCATGACATCAACAATGTGCTGGGTGCCATTCTGGCCACGACCGAGGTCCTCCGGAGCCGTCATGGCGATCCAGAGGAGGTCGAGCGGCGAGCGGACCTGATCCTGGGGGCCGCCACCCGGGGACGGGATCTGGTCCTCAAGCTCAACGAGTTCGCGCGCCGCGGTGTCCAGGACCCGACGCCCCTGGACCTGAACGCCCTGGTACACAGAGAGGCCGAGATCCTGGAGCATACGACCTTCCACCGGATCAAGGTCCTCCTCGACCTCCACGTACCCCTGCCTGCGGTGGTGGGGGACGGCAGTGCCATCTCCAATGCCCTGATGAACCTCTGCATCAATGCCTGCGATGCCATGCCCAGCGGAGGTGAGCTCCGGATTTCGACCCGCGTCCCTGAGGAGGGCTGGGTGGAGCTGCTGGTGGCCGACACCGGCGAGGGCATGCCCCCGGCAGTCCTGGAGCGGGCCATGGAGCCCTTCTTCACCACCAAGCCCATGGGCAAGGGCACTGGACTGGGTCTCTCGGTGGTCTACGGCACCCTGCGAGCCCATCGGGGTACGGTGGACATCCAGAGTGCCCCCGGCCAGGGGACCACAGTCATCCTGAGGTTCCCCGCCGCCGGGGACCTGCAGCCTCTGACAGTCCCAGCCTCCCCTGCAACGCCGAACACCCCGGCCAGGCGGACCCTGGTGGTGGACGACGACGAACTGGTCAACCTTTGCGTCAGCGAGCTCTTCGCCTGCATCGGATTTCCGGTGGAATCCGTCCCGGGAGGGGCTGAGGCCCTGGCCCGCCTCGAGGCCCACCCTCCGCTGGACCTCGTGCTGCTGGACAGCAACATGCCGGGCATGTCGGGCATGGAGTGTCTGGCCAGAATCCGGGAACGGCACCCCCACCTTCCAGTGATCTTCTCCTCGGGCCACTTGGAAGCCAGGGAGCTGAGCCGCCTCGAGGCGTTCAGGAAGGTCTGGGTGCTGGGCAAGCCTTTCACCCTCGATGAGCTCAGACATGTGCTGGCCCGCATGGAACCTCCACCGGACAAGGGACACTGAGGCGAAGAGCACCGCTAAACCCTGATCCGGTTCCGGCCCTCTCAAGCGTTAGAATCGTGTGCGCGGAGGATTCATGCGCCCTGCCCTTACCCTTGCCCTTTCCCTCTCCCTGCTGGCCCCTTTCACGGCCTGCACTCCGGCAAGGGTCACCTATGACTACGACGTCCGGGCCGACTTCAGCAGATACCACACCTTCGCCTGGGCCACCCCCTCCGACGGCTCTTTCACCGATCACCGGGTGCGCGCCGCCATCGAGAAGGGACTGGCCGCGAAGGGCATCGTCCTGGCGAAGGAGAACCCCCCAGAGCTGCTGGTCACCGTCACCACTGGTCTGCAGGGCCAAAGGGTCCAGAGCACCGGCGTGGGGGTGGGAATCGGCCTGCGGATCCTGCCGGGCGTGAGTGTGGGCCTGGGCACCGGGACCGGTCGCTCCAGGGTCCAGGGCGTGGGGAGCATCCAGTTGGAGCTCCGGGATTCCCGGAACAGCCAACTCGTCTGGAAGGCCCAGGCCGAGGACGCCTTCGAATCCGGATCTTCCCCGGAGGACTCGGAGGCTGACATCAGCGATGCCGTCTCCCGGATGCTGGAGCGCTTCCCCCCCAAGGCCGAAGCCCGCTGAGGCGAGCCCTTCTCAGGCCAGACTCTTGAGGCGGTTGGCGGTGCTCTCGATCTCGGTGATGCGGAAGGCGAAATTGCCGTCCACCACCACTACCTCGCCCTTGGCGATCTGCTTGCCGTTCACCAGGAGCTCCACCGGAGCATCCGCCGCACGGTTGAGCTCCAGGATGGATCCAGGGGTGAGCTTGAGCAGGTCCCCCAGGGGCATCTCCGTCTGTCCCATGCGAACCATCAGGGGCAGCTCGATGTCCAGGAGGAGATCCAGGTTGCCCGTGTCCATGGGGGCACTCACAGACCCTGCCGAGGCGCCCCGGTGGGCGGCAGGGGCGATGACTGGGGCGGCGGCCTGCACGGGTTCGGGCTCCGGGGCCGGAGGTTCCTCTGAGGCGGCGGCCTCTCCCAGCCCGAGCTTGCGCTTCATCTGTTCGCTGAGGAGACTCGGGATGAGCACATGGATGGTGGCCTGGAGGACCTCCTGGGTGGTCTCCAGCGGCAGATCATAGAAGGGGCCTGGACCCACCAGTTCCTGGAGCGCGGCATCATCCAGCTCACTGGAGGCGTGGATCTCCACATTGGAGATGGAGAGGGTCTCCCCTGCCATATCCGACAGGGCCTGATTGGCACTGCCCATGCTCTGGTTGATGGTCTCCGCCAGGGCATCCCGGGAATCCCCCGCCAGTTCCTCCGAAGCGGCCCCATCGCCCCCGAGCATGAGGTCCACCAGCATGGTCCCTTCCTTGAGGGGCATGGCGAAGAGCATGGAGCCGTTCATCCCCTTGGTGTACTGGACCTTGGCGTAGACCGTGGGCCCCTCATAGAGGGCGGTGATACCCACATGGTCGATCAGCGCCCCCTCCTTCGGGGCAATGGCAAAGTCCCGGCCTGTGAGCATGGAGAAGACGGAGCCCATGCTCTCGGCAAAGCACCCGCCCACCTTGCTGCCCAGTTCCTCCATCGCGGCATCCATCTCAGCTCTCCTGTCTCGGGTTGGTGACCTGGAAGATCCGCTTCTGGTTGGCATTGAGGGCCACGTAGCCCTGGTAGCGCGGAATGCCATCCACGGTCAGCTCCAGCGGAGCATCGAAGCGCTGGGTCAGGGGGATGAGATCTCCCGCCTGGAGTGCGAGGATGTCGGACAGACGCAGATGGGTGCCCCGGATTTCCGCACAGACCGTCATGTCGCAGCGCTTGATGCTCTCCATGAGGAGGCGGGCCTCCTCGAAGGTGGCGGACTTCTTGTACCCCGTGTACATCTCCTGGTCGAACTTGTTGGCCACCGGTTCCAGGATGATGGATGGGATGGCCAGGTTCACCATGCCCACCACCGAACCCATCTTGACCTCGAAGACCACCAGCAGGACCACCTCGTTGGGGGCCACGATCTGGATGAGCTGAGGGCTGGTCTCCCGGGCCTGAATCTTGAACTCAAGGTCGATGATGCCCCGCCAGGCCTCGCGGAGGTCGTCCAGCACCAACTTGAGCACACCGTCGAAGATGCTCTGCTCAATGTCGGTCATGGTCCGCATCTGCTTCAGGGGATCCCCAGGTCCGCCCAGCATCTTGTCGATGATGGGAAAGACCAGCTGAGGGTTGACCTCCAGGGCGAAGGCCCCCTCCAGGGGCCGGATGGAGATGGCGTTGAAGCAGGTGGGATCCGGCACCGAGAGCAGGAATTCCTGATAGGAGAGCTGCTCCACGGAGACCAGATTCACCTCGGTGATGGTCCGGAGATAGGCCGAGAGCGAGCTGGAGAAGTTGCGGGCGAAGCGGTCGTGCATGAAGTGCAGGGTCCGCATCTGCTCCCGGCTCACCCGATCAGGGCGGCGGAAGTTGTACAGGCTGACCTTCTTCTGCAGCTGGGCCTTTTTTGCCTTGACCGCAGCACTGGCCGAGGGGCGCTCAGGCGCGGCAGCGGCAGGGGCCCCAGGCTTGGCCCCCTTGGCATGGGACCTGAGAAGGGCATCCACCTCTTCTTGGCTAAGGATTTTCGCCATGCATCAACCTTCGATCCGATGTTCCTTGAGTCGGCCCCGCAGCCGGAGCATGGACTTGGTATGCAATTGCGATACCCGACTTTCGGTGATGTTGAGCAGAGTGCCGATTTCCTTCATGGTGAGTTCGTCGAAGTAGTAGAGCTGCACCACGAAACGCTCCTTCGTGGGCAGGCGGTCGATGCTCTCCTTGAGCAGCCCCTTGAGCTCCCGCGCATGGAGGGTCAGCTGGGGATCCTCCGCATCGGGATCCGGCACGAAGCTGATCATGCTCTCGCCCTCGCCATCCTCCCCGGCATCCACGAAGGTGCCCAGGGTCACCCCCTTCAGCTCATCCAGAGAGTGATGGAGATCCTCCAGGCTCATCCCCAGGTGCTCCGCAACCTCCTCATCGGTGGCCGAGCGCCCCAGCTGCTGTTCAAGGAGGTGGTAGGCATTCTCAATGTCCTTCTTCTTGCGCCGCAGGCTGCGGGGAACCCAGTCCAGGTCCCGCAGCCCGTCGAGGATGGCCCCCCGGATCCGCTGCTCGGCATAGGTCTTGAACTTGACGTTGCGCCCGGGCTCGAACTTCTTCACCGCATCCAGGAGCCCCAGGATGCCGGAGTGGATCAGGTCCTCCACCTCCACATGGGAGGGCAAGCGGCTGGAGATGCGGTGCGCCACGAACTTCACCAAGGGCAGACACTCGGTGATCAGGGCGTCCCGCTCCTCGGGCAGGAGCTCCCCGGTGTGATCCAGAGAGGCAGGCGTTTCCTCGCCCTCAAGCTCCACCGGCGGGTGGCCATAGGCCTCCATCGCAGCCTTGGCGGCGTAAGGTACGGCCCCAGCTTTCTTTGCGACCGGACTCATGGTTCCTCAGCGGTGAGTTGCTTCCAGAATGCGGCAAATCCGTCCTTTTGTAAGGGCACTTTCTTCCTCAACAGGTCGGCGAAGGCCCGGAAGGCCTGGGCCGAGGGGGACCTGGGGAAGAGCTCCACCACGCCCCTCTGCTGCCGGACAGATTGCAGGATATAGGGATCCGAGGGGATCATGCCCAGGATATTCAGCTCCCGCCCCAGAAAACGTAGGGCGGCAGCCTGGAGCTGCTCCAGGGTCTCCTCGGCCTCCGACTCCACCTGGGCATTGTTGACCACCACCCAGATGGGCTTCTGCGGGTCCCGGAGGTGGATGACCTTGACCATGGCATAGGCATCCACCAGAGAGGTGGGCTCAGGGGTGGTGACCAGGACCACCTCCTGGGCGGCCATGAGGAGCTTGACCACCGAGTCGTGGATACCTGCGGCGGTATCGATGAGGAGCCAATCCTGGTCCTCGGCCACCCGCTGGAGCCCCTGAATCAGCCGCAGCTCGGAGGTGGTGTCCAGCCGGGTGAGCTCCTGGATGCCGCTGGAGGCCGGAATGACCTTGATCCCCAACGGGCCGTCCAGGAGGATCTCCTCCAGGACCTTCTCTCCCCGGAGGACGTGCTCCAGGGTATGGGTCGGGGTGAGTCCCAAGAGGATGTCCAGGTTGGCCAGACCGAAGTCGGCGTCCAGCACCACCACCCGCTGCCCCACCCGGGCCAGGGACATGGCCAGCCCGGCCACCACATTGGTCTTGCCCACCCCCCCTTTGCCGCTGGTGACGGCCAGGACCCTGGAAGGGAACAGGGCGTTGTCGGAGGCCTGGCCCTGGGCCATGGCCCTCAGCCGGGATGCCTGGTCGTTCATAGGTTCACCTGCGGAGCGGGGAGGATGAGATCGGCCACCCGCCTGGAGGTGGCCATTTCAAGGTCCTGGGGCACTTCCTGCCCAGTCGCCAGATAGCTCAGGGGACGCTTCACCCTCACCAGAGTGCTGAGAATGGGACCAAAGGTGCTGGTTTCGTCCAGTTTCGTGAAGATGATGCGCCCCGGTCGGAGGGGCTCGAAGCGCTGGGCCAGATCGGCCAGGTCCTTGGGCTTGGTGGTGGCGGAGAGGACCAGGTGGGTCTCCACCTCCGGCAGCTCGTCCAGAAAGCGGCGCAGCTGACCCAGGGTCTCGGTGTCCTTGGGGTTGTGCCCAGGGGTGTCGATGAGCACCAGGGCCCGGTCCTGGTAGAAACGGATCGCACTGCGGAGATCCTCCACCGTGAGGGCCACATGGATGGGCACCTGGAGGATCTGGGCGTACTGCTGGAGCTGGTCAACGGCCGCCAGTCGGTAGGTGTCCAGGGTCAGGAGGGCGACCTTCTGGCGGAGTTCCATCTTGGCGTAGGCCGCCAGCTTGGCGATGGTGGTGGTCTTGCCCACCCCCGTGGGACCCACCAGAGCCGCAACACGCATCTTCCCCGGATCCAGCTGGATGGGAGCGGCCACCGGAATGAAGTTGGCGATCACCCGCCGCATGAAGAGCCGGGCCTTCTCGGGGTCCACCGTCTCGTCCCCGCACTGCTCCAGCAGGGAGCGCTGGGTGTACTCGCAGAGGCGCAGGGCGATGAAGGGGTCCACATCGTTGCCCACCAGGTCGCCGTAGAGTTCCAGCAGGCAGGGAGGGAGGTGAAGCTGGGACTGAGGCATCCCCTGCTTCTGGATCCGGCTGAGCATGGCCTTGAGCTGGTCCAGCTCCCGCAGGATGGAGGAGTTGCGGCTCTCCTGCTCCTTGAGGGCCTCCACGGCCCCCTTGATCTCCAGAAGTTCCCGACGCAGAGGCTGGAGGTCCACCGGCGGAGGCGGTGGCGCAGGCGCGGGGCGGGCCACACTGGGCGGATCTGCGGGACGGGGTTCTGCGGGCCTGGGGGCGGGCCTTTCGGGAGCCGTTCGGCCGAGCAGCGGCGGCCTCAGCCCGTAGGTGTCCCCCACAGCCAACACAGGGGCGGCCACCGGTGCCGGGGCCAAGCCCTCATCCACCGCGGCGGTCACTTCGATCCGTGTCTGTCCCGAGCCATCCTTCCGGGAGCGGGTCGAGAGAATGAAGGCCTCCTCCCCCATCTCCGCCTTGATGGTGTCCAGAGCCTCCTGCATGGAAGCGGCTTCAAAGGTCTTCACACGCATGGTACACCGAAAGAAAATTCAACCGCCAAAGCACAAGGCCCCGAAGAAACCACCAGGAAAAGCAGACCAGGCATCGCCTCCCCTGCTTTTGAGTTTCCGGGTGCCCTTGGTGTCCTGGGGGTGGAATCCATTTTTGTCATGACACCGTCCCCAGGTTCACGACCCGCACATCCACAGGGATCTCACTGTGGCTCAGGACGACCAAGTGGGGCATGACGCGCTCCAGGAGGCGACGGAGGTGGGGACGCACCACCGGGTTGGTCAGGAGCACCGGCTGGGCGCCGGGCAGCAGCTGGGTGATGCCCTGGGTGATGCGGTTCAGGATCTCCTGGATGCGCCCGGGATCCAGGGCCAGGAAGCTCCCCCGGTCCGTGGTCTCGATCCCTCCCTGGAGGGCCTGCTCCAGGCCGGGATCCAGCACCAGCACCCCCAGCTCGTTGTTCTCGGAGAGATGGGGGGTCGTGAGGGTCCGGCCCATGTGCTGCCGGACGTATTCGGTGAGCATGAGCGGATCGCGGGTGATGAGGGCCGCGTCCCCCGTCGCCTCCAGGATACGGCCCAGGTCCCGGATGGAGACCCGCTCACGCAGAAGGTTCTGGAGCACCTTCTGGAGCATGCCCGTATTGACCACGGAGGGCACCAGCTCCTCCACCAGCTTGGGAGACTGCTCCTTGAGGGTGTCCAGCAGCAGCTGGACCTCGGGACGCCCCAGGAGCTCGGGGGCCTGCTGTTTGACGAGTTCGGAGAGGTGGGTGGAGATGACAGTGGCCACATCCACCACGGTGTAGCCCATGAGCTGGGCCCGATCCTTCTGGCTCTCCTGGATCCAGTAGGCGGGCAGCCCGAAGGCCGGCTCGGTGGTGCCCAGCCCCTGGATCTCCTCGGAGGCGGTGCCGGGGTTCATGGCCAGGAACTGGCCCGGGACCACTTCGCTCCGCCCGATCTCCTCCCCCCGGAGCAGGACCCGATAGGCGTTGGCCGGAAGCTGGAGGTTGTCCCGGATGCGGATGGGCGGCACCACAATGCCCATGTCCTGGGCCATCTGGCGGCGGATCCCCTTGATGCGCTCCAGCACGGTCCCCCCCTGGGCGGCGTCCAACAGAGGAATGAGCCCATACCCCACCTCCAGACCGAGGGGATCGACCTTGAGGAGAGACTCCACCTTCTCCGGTCCCTCAGCAGGCTTGAGCTTCTCCCGGGCATCCGCGGTGGCCTTGGCCTCGGCCTTCTGCTTCCCGAGTTTCCAGGCGGAGTAGGCCAGGATGCCGAAGATGATCCCCATGAACCAGAAGGGCAGCAGAGGCAGGCCGGGCACCGCTCCGAAGAGGAAGAGCACCACAGCGGCAATGCCCAGGGGGCGGTGATCGATACCCAACTGGGCCACGATCTGGGTGCCCAGGTTGAGGGACTGGCTGCCGCTGCGGGTGGTGAGGATGGCGCCACCCACGGAGATGAGGAGGCTGGGGATGGCCGTCACCAGGCCGTCACCCACGGTCAGGAGGGTGAAGGTCTCCATGGCCTGCATCACAGGCACGTCGTACTTGATGATGCCGATGAGGATGCCCGCCACGATATTGACGGCCAGGATGATGAGGGCGGCCACGGCATCCCGCTGAGTGAACTTCACGGCACCGTCCATGGCGCCGTAGAAGCTGGCTTCCTCCTGCAGATCCTTCCGGCGGCGCCGGGCCTCCTGCTCATCGATGTAGCCCGCGTTGAGATCCGCATCGATGGCCATCTGCTTGCCAGGCATGGCGTCCAGAGTGAAGCGGGCGGTCACCTCGGCGATGCGCCCGGCGCCATGGTTGATCACCAGGAACTGGATGGCCAGGAGGATGAGGAAGACCACCAGGCCGATGATGTAGCTGCCGCCCACCACGAACTGCCCGAAGGCCTGGATCATGTGTCCGGCGGCACCGGGCCCCTGCTCGCCTCCGTAGAGGAGGATGCGCCGGGTGGCTGCCACATTCAGGGAGAGCCGGAAGAGGGTGACGATCAGCAGCACCGAGGGGTAGGCGTTGAACTCCTGGGGCCTGGCCACATACATGCCCACCACCAGGATCAGCAGGGACATGGTGATGTTGAAGACGATCAGGACGTCCAGGATGAAGGCCGGCAGGGGCAGGACCATCACCACCAGAACGATCAGGACGAAGACCGGCGCAGCGAGGTCCACCCGCTTGTTGAGGCGGGAGACCAGGGGCAGCAATCGATCCAGGAAAGTCAGCATCATGACACCGTCCGGGACGGGGGCGAAAGGGATGCCACCCCCGCGACCGGAAAGCGCCTG
The sequence above is drawn from the uncultured Holophaga sp. genome and encodes:
- a CDS encoding DUF4136 domain-containing protein — translated: MRPALTLALSLSLLAPFTACTPARVTYDYDVRADFSRYHTFAWATPSDGSFTDHRVRAAIEKGLAAKGIVLAKENPPELLVTVTTGLQGQRVQSTGVGVGIGLRILPGVSVGLGTGTGRSRVQGVGSIQLELRDSRNSQLVWKAQAEDAFESGSSPEDSEADISDAVSRMLERFPPKAEAR
- a CDS encoding FliA/WhiG family RNA polymerase sigma factor, which gives rise to MSPVAKKAGAVPYAAKAAMEAYGHPPVELEGEETPASLDHTGELLPEERDALITECLPLVKFVAHRISSRLPSHVEVEDLIHSGILGLLDAVKKFEPGRNVKFKTYAEQRIRGAILDGLRDLDWVPRSLRRKKKDIENAYHLLEQQLGRSATDEEVAEHLGMSLEDLHHSLDELKGVTLGTFVDAGEDGEGESMISFVPDPDAEDPQLTLHARELKGLLKESIDRLPTKERFVVQLYYFDELTMKEIGTLLNITESRVSQLHTKSMLRLRGRLKEHRIEG
- a CDS encoding carotenoid biosynthesis protein produces the protein MKHRTILDPHLGRAFDISPMLETILLVLLGALALGYAGVMGWQLSLGKLPFQAMTYTFSALVLVHAIYMEGWRRALAFFALTLIISFVMEYLGVKTGRIFGPYHYTDVLDPKLLGTVPLVIPLAYFMVLHPSRMMADLIQWGQATDANRGLGWSLFTAALAALIMTAWDLSMDPVMVHEVKAWVWEGGGAYFGVPLRNFWGWFLTTALIALAAEATEHVLPLRPLGRMHKSVIFLPLAGYGLLMLGGPLVGVPTDTRLVSPFTMAVPLLGASLRLWGRRAPARRG
- the fliM gene encoding flagellar motor switch protein FliM, which produces MAKILSQEEVDALLRSHAKGAKPGAPAAAAPERPSASAAVKAKKAQLQKKVSLYNFRRPDRVSREQMRTLHFMHDRFARNFSSSLSAYLRTITEVNLVSVEQLSYQEFLLSVPDPTCFNAISIRPLEGAFALEVNPQLVFPIIDKMLGGPGDPLKQMRTMTDIEQSIFDGVLKLVLDDLREAWRGIIDLEFKIQARETSPQLIQIVAPNEVVLLVVFEVKMGSVVGMVNLAIPSIILEPVANKFDQEMYTGYKKSATFEEARLLMESIKRCDMTVCAEIRGTHLRLSDILALQAGDLIPLTQRFDAPLELTVDGIPRYQGYVALNANQKRIFQVTNPRQES
- a CDS encoding MinD/ParA family protein; this translates as MNDQASRLRAMAQGQASDNALFPSRVLAVTSGKGGVGKTNVVAGLAMSLARVGQRVVVLDADFGLANLDILLGLTPTHTLEHVLRGEKVLEEILLDGPLGIKVIPASSGIQELTRLDTTSELRLIQGLQRVAEDQDWLLIDTAAGIHDSVVKLLMAAQEVVLVTTPEPTSLVDAYAMVKVIHLRDPQKPIWVVVNNAQVESEAEETLEQLQAAALRFLGRELNILGMIPSDPYILQSVRQQRGVVELFPRSPSAQAFRAFADLLRKKVPLQKDGFAAFWKQLTAEEP
- the flhA gene encoding flagellar biosynthesis protein FlhA — translated: MMLTFLDRLLPLVSRLNKRVDLAAPVFVLIVLVVMVLPLPAFILDVLIVFNITMSLLILVVGMYVARPQEFNAYPSVLLIVTLFRLSLNVAATRRILLYGGEQGPGAAGHMIQAFGQFVVGGSYIIGLVVFLILLAIQFLVINHGAGRIAEVTARFTLDAMPGKQMAIDADLNAGYIDEQEARRRRKDLQEEASFYGAMDGAVKFTQRDAVAALIILAVNIVAGILIGIIKYDVPVMQAMETFTLLTVGDGLVTAIPSLLISVGGAILTTRSGSQSLNLGTQIVAQLGIDHRPLGIAAVVLFLFGAVPGLPLLPFWFMGIIFGILAYSAWKLGKQKAEAKATADAREKLKPAEGPEKVESLLKVDPLGLEVGYGLIPLLDAAQGGTVLERIKGIRRQMAQDMGIVVPPIRIRDNLQLPANAYRVLLRGEEIGRSEVVPGQFLAMNPGTASEEIQGLGTTEPAFGLPAYWIQESQKDRAQLMGYTVVDVATVISTHLSELVKQQAPELLGRPEVQLLLDTLKEQSPKLVEELVPSVVNTGMLQKVLQNLLRERVSIRDLGRILEATGDAALITRDPLMLTEYVRQHMGRTLTTPHLSENNELGVLVLDPGLEQALQGGIETTDRGSFLALDPGRIQEILNRITQGITQLLPGAQPVLLTNPVVRPHLRRLLERVMPHLVVLSHSEIPVDVRVVNLGTVS
- a CDS encoding ATP-binding protein translates to MAFKGLLWTLVILILAFGISRLGHRETVQMALNRAIDNYQKDMVYRQWASERGGVYVPLDALTPANTHLKGLPDREIQGSNGRTYTLVNPAYMTRMVHEIGFQRFGIYGHITSLKPLREENVPDAWERKALQRFEQGADQVWEETEEDGTWLLRYMAPFRVDATCLKCHAGQGYAVGDIRGGISVKVPIESGAFHILGGRRAWIFGLYGLLLSVWVAGLAVLGLFHQRERLFAQTRRETVEEHRILQQRFEQFQRLESIGRLASGVSHDINNVLGAILATTEVLRSRHGDPEEVERRADLILGAATRGRDLVLKLNEFARRGVQDPTPLDLNALVHREAEILEHTTFHRIKVLLDLHVPLPAVVGDGSAISNALMNLCINACDAMPSGGELRISTRVPEEGWVELLVADTGEGMPPAVLERAMEPFFTTKPMGKGTGLGLSVVYGTLRAHRGTVDIQSAPGQGTTVILRFPAAGDLQPLTVPASPATPNTPARRTLVVDDDELVNLCVSELFACIGFPVESVPGGAEALARLEAHPPLDLVLLDSNMPGMSGMECLARIRERHPHLPVIFSSGHLEARELSRLEAFRKVWVLGKPFTLDELRHVLARMEPPPDKGH
- the flhF gene encoding flagellar biosynthesis protein FlhF translates to MRVKTFEAASMQEALDTIKAEMGEEAFILSTRSRKDGSGQTRIEVTAAVDEGLAPAPVAAPVLAVGDTYGLRPPLLGRTAPERPAPRPAEPRPADPPSVARPAPAPPPPPVDLQPLRRELLEIKGAVEALKEQESRNSSILRELDQLKAMLSRIQKQGMPQSQLHLPPCLLELYGDLVGNDVDPFIALRLCEYTQRSLLEQCGDETVDPEKARLFMRRVIANFIPVAAPIQLDPGKMRVAALVGPTGVGKTTTIAKLAAYAKMELRQKVALLTLDTYRLAAVDQLQQYAQILQVPIHVALTVEDLRSAIRFYQDRALVLIDTPGHNPKDTETLGQLRRFLDELPEVETHLVLSATTKPKDLADLAQRFEPLRPGRIIFTKLDETSTFGPILSTLVRVKRPLSYLATGQEVPQDLEMATSRRVADLILPAPQVNL
- a CDS encoding carotenoid biosynthesis protein, with the translated sequence MTLRFLAITLLLALACLGCSWLLCAWVPGASLALVAGNLGCAVALLAHATRTLGWPRALLQFGLGVGLTFLLEALSLATGLATPYTYTAVLGPRFLGVPVVIPLGWSSMLYLSHGVANLLVDGRVCSLRRGSARLVPLALLTALIMTSWDLTLDPCMVYQLKAWVWQEPTGFLGIPFANFVSWMELTFIINLCFRVAERDLPPPTQSPSPGFVLILPILYGLTGLSGCFLGLPGGLSVLPPFTMGIATLGALGGPWRSRWAAQVQTSPGRGEA
- the fliN gene encoding flagellar motor switch protein FliN codes for the protein MDAAMEELGSKVGGCFAESMGSVFSMLTGRDFAIAPKEGALIDHVGITALYEGPTVYAKVQYTKGMNGSMLFAMPLKEGTMLVDLMLGGDGAASEELAGDSRDALAETINQSMGSANQALSDMAGETLSISNVEIHASSELDDAALQELVGPGPFYDLPLETTQEVLQATIHVLIPSLLSEQMKRKLGLGEAAASEEPPAPEPEPVQAAAPVIAPAAHRGASAGSVSAPMDTGNLDLLLDIELPLMVRMGQTEMPLGDLLKLTPGSILELNRAADAPVELLVNGKQIAKGEVVVVDGNFAFRITEIESTANRLKSLA